In Cicer arietinum cultivar CDC Frontier isolate Library 1 chromosome 1, Cicar.CDCFrontier_v2.0, whole genome shotgun sequence, one DNA window encodes the following:
- the LOC101490513 gene encoding phospho-2-dehydro-3-deoxyheptonate aldolase 2, chloroplastic-like, whose product MALSSTSLIRLTPSPLIHHHHHRRRSVIFASSTEGSNSTATSSQLTSNTTWKIDSWKTKKALQLPEYPDQNEFHQVLQTLSTFPPIVFAGEARILEEKLAQASMGNAFLLQGGDCAESFKEFSANYIRDTFRVILQMGVVLMFGAQMPVIKVGRMAGQFAKPRSDPFEEKNGVKLPSYRGDNVNGDAFDAASRTPDPQRMVRAYLQSVATLNLLRSFATGGYAAMQRVNQWNLDFMERSEQGDRYRELAHRVDEALGFMSCAGLTPDHPIMATTNFWTSHECLLLPYEQALTREDSTSGLYYDCSAHMLWVGERTRQLDGAHVEFLRGVANPLGIKVSDKMDPNELVKLIDILNPKNKAGRITVIVRMGAENMRVKLPHLIRAVRRAGQIVTWVSDPMHGNTIKAPSGLKTRSFDSIRAELRAFFDVHDQEGSFPGGVHLEMTGQNVTECVGGSRTITFDDLSSRYHTHCDPRLNASQSLELAFNIAERLRKRRLNSIRI is encoded by the exons ATGGCTCTGTCTTCAACATCCCTAATCAGGTTGACACCTTCTCCGTTAATTCATCACCACCACCACCGACGCAGATCCGTTATCTTCGCGAGTTCTACAGAAGGTTCAAACTCAACAGCGACGAGTTCCCAATTAACATCAAACACGACATGGAAAATAGATAGTTGGAAGACTAAGAAAGCACTGCAACTTCCTGAATATCCAGATCAGAATGAGTTTCATCAAGTCCTTCAAACCCTTTCCACTTTCCCACCTATTGTTTTTGCAGGAGAGGCTAGAATTCTTGAGGAGAAACTCGCTCAAGCTTCTATGGGTAACGCTTTTCTCCTCCAAGGTGGTGATTGTGCTGAGAGCTTCAAGGAATTTAGTGCTAATTATATTCGTGATACTTTTCGTGTTATTCTTCAAATGGGTGTTGTTCTTATGTTTGGTGCTCAAATGCCTGTTATTAAG GTGGGGAGAATGGCGGGTCAGTTTGCAAAGCCGAGATCAGATCCATTTGAGGAGAAAAATGGAGTGAAGCTGCCAAGTTACAGGGGTGACAATGTGAATGGCGATGCATTTGATGCagcatctagaactccagatccACAGAGAATGGTAAGAGCCTACCTCCAGTCTGTGGCTACTCTCAACCTCTTGCGGTCGTTTGCCACCGGAGGTTATGCTGCCATGCAAAGGGTCAACCAGTGGAATCTTGATTTCATGGAGCGTAGTGAACAGGGAGACAG GTACCGTGAATTGGCGCATCGAGTGGATGAGGCTCTTGGATTCATGAGTTGTGCTGGACTTACACCTGATCATCCAATCATGGCTACTACAAACTTTTGGACCTCCCATGAGTGTTTGCTTCTCCCTTATGAACAAGCACTTACTAGGGAGGATTCTACTTCTGGGCTTTATTATGATTGCTCAGCTCACATGCTATGGGTTGGGGAACGTACCCGCCAACTTGATGGTGCTCATGTTGAATTCTTGAGAGGTGTTGCTAATCCACTTGGCATCAAG GTTAGTGATAAGATGGATCCAAATGAACTTGTTAAGCTGATAGATATTCTGAACCCTAAAAACAAGGCTGGAAGAATTACAGTAATTGTAAGAATGGGAGCTGAGAATATGCGAGTGAAGCTTCCACATCTTATCAGAGCAGTTCGCAGAGCTGGTCAAATTGTCACTTGGGTTAGTGATCCCATGCACGGGAACACCATTAAAGCTCCATCTGGACTCAAAACTCGGTCTTTTGATTCGATAAGG GCTGAATTGAGGGCATTCTTTGATGTCCACGACCAAGAAGGAAGCTTCCCTGGAGGGGTTCATTTGGAAATGACCGGCCAGAACGTGACTGAGTGCGTTGGTGGCTCACGGACTATTACTTTTGACGACTTGAGTTCGCGTTACCACACTCATTGCGATCCAAGGCTTAATGCTTCTCAATCTCTTGAGCTTGCATTTAATATTGCAGAGAGACTACGCAAGAGAAGGCTTAACTCAATCAGAATTTAG
- the LOC101490836 gene encoding uncharacterized protein, with translation MDSTDPEIAKTQEERKKMEQQLASLTSLTFDTDLYGASDKGSYHTSIPANEDEENPDAMENEAVRKISSITGHKSVLKDIPSADNDAADSGFRKPQRIIDREDDYRRRRLNQILSPDRNDPFTAGEKTPDPSVRTYADVMREEALKREKEETLRAISKKKKEEEEAAKAAPEKSQQQKRRNRWDQSQDEGGAKKVKTSDWDAPDTTPGRWDATPTPGRVIDATPGRRNRWDETPTPGRLVDSDATPGGVTPGATPGATAWDATPKLSGMATPTPKRQRSRWDETPATMGSATPLPGATPAAAYTPGVTPVGGIELATPTPGALQGSFTPEQYNLLRWERDIEERNRPLTDEELDAMFPQEGYKVLDPPASYVPIRTPARKLLATPTPLGTPLYQIPEENRGQQFDVPKEAPGGLPFMKPEDYQYFGALLNEENEEELSPDEQKERKIMKLLLKVKNGTPPQRKTALRQLTDKAREFGAGPLFNRILPLLMQPTLEDQERHLLVKVIDRVLYKLDELVRPYVHKILVVIEPLLIDEDYYARVEGREIISNLSKAAGLATMIAAMRPDIDNIDEYVRNTTARAFSVVASALGIPALLPFLKAVCQSKKSWQARHTGIKIVQQIAILIGCAVLPHLRSLVEIIEHGLNDENQKVRTITALSLAALAEAAAPYGIESFDSVLKPLWKGIRQHRGKVLAAFLKAIGFIIPLMEALYASYYTKEVMLILIREFQSPDEEMKKIVLKVVKQCVSTEGVEAEYIRNDILPEFFRNFWVRRMALDRRNYKQLVETTVEIANKVGVADIVGRIVEDLKDESEPYRRMVMETIEKVVTNLGSSDIDARLEELLIDGILYAFQEQTSDDANVMLNGFGAVVNSLGQRVKPYLPQICGTIKWRLNNKSAKVRQQAADLISRIAVVMKQCHEEQLMGHLGVVLYEYLGEEYPEVLGSILGALKSIVNVIGMTKMTPPIKDLLPRLTPILKNRHEKVQENCIDLVGRIADRGAEFVPAREWMRICFELLEMLKAHKKGIRRATVNTFGYIAKAIGPQDVLATLLNNLKVQERQNRVCTTVAIAIVAETCSPFTVLPALMNEYRVPELNVQNGVLKSLSFLFEYIGEMGKDYIYAVTPLLEDALMDRDLVHRQTAASAVKHMALGVAGLGCEDALVHLLNYVWPNIFETSPHVINAVMEAIEGMRVALGAAVVLNYCLQGLFHPARKVREVYWKIYNSLYIGAQDALVAAYPSLEDEQNNVYSRAELMMFI, from the coding sequence ATGGATTCAACAGACCCTGAGATTGCGAAGACGCAAgaagagaggaagaagatggagcAACAACTCGCTTCTCTCACTTCCCTAACCTTCGACACTGATCTCTATGGCGCAAGTGACAAAGGTTCTTACCACACTTCAATTCCAGCTAACGAAGACGAAGAGAATCCCGATGCCATGGAAAACGAAGCTGTTCGCAAAATTTCATCCATCACCGGTCACAAATCTGTATTGAAAGACATTCCCTCCGCCGACAACGATGCCGCCGATTCCGGTTTCCGAAAACCTCAAAGAATAATCGACCGTGAAGATGATTACCGTAGGCGTAGGTTGAACCAAATACTTTCGCCGGATAGAAACGATCCTTTTACAGCTGGAGAGAAGACGCCGGATCCATCGGTGAGAACTTATGCCGATGTGATGAGAGAGGAAGCGttgaagagagagaaagaggaaACGTTGAGAGCTatttcgaagaagaagaaggaagaggAAGAGGCTGCTAAGGCTGCTCCGGAGAAATCGCAGCAGCAGAAGAGGAGGAATAGGTGGGACCAGTCTCAGGATGAAGGTGGTGCGAAGAAGGTTAAAACTTCTGATTGGGATGCACCGGATACGACGCCGGGACGGTGGGATGCCACACCGACACCGGGGAGAGTGATTGATGCTACTCCGGGGAGGAGGAATAGGTGGGATGAGACACCAACACCTGGTAGATTGGTGGATTCTGATGCTACTCCTGGTGGTGTTACCCCTGGTGCTACACCTGGTGCAACTGCTTGGGACGCTACTCCTAAGCTTTCTGGAATGGCTACTCCAACTCCTAAGAGACAAAGATCAAGGTGGGATGAAACGCCTGCTACTATGGGAAGTGCAACTCCATTACCCGGTGCTACACCTGCTGCTGCTTATACACCTGGTGTAACACCTGTTGGTGGAATTGAATTGGCTACTCCAACTCCTGGTGCTTTACAGGGTTCGTTTACGCCGGAGCAGTATAATTTGTTGAGGTGGGAGAGGGATATTGAAGAGAGGAATCGTCCTTTGACCGATGAAGAACTTGATGCTATGTTTCCACAAGAAGGGTATAAGGTTTTGGACCCACCTGCTTCTTATGTGCCTATCAGGACACCTGCAAGGAAGCTTCTTGCAACTCCTACTCCATTGGGGACTCCTCTTTATCAAATACCTGAAGAGAATCGTGGTCAGCAGTTTGATGTTCCCAAGGAAGCTCCTGGTGGTTTGCCTTTTATGAAACCTGAGGATTATCAGTATTTTGGGGCTTTGTTgaatgaagaaaatgaagagGAGTTGTCGCCGGATGAGCAGAAAGAGAGGAAGATTATGAAGCTTTTGCTTAAAGTGAAGAATGGTACCCCGCCACAGAGGAAAACTGCTTTGAGGCAGCTGACTGATAAGGCGAGAGAATTTGGGGCTGGACCTTTGTTTAACAGGATTCTGCCGTTGCTCATGCAGCCTACTCTGGAGGACCAGGAGAGGCATCTTTTGGTTAAGGTAATTGATAGGGTTCTTTATAAGTTGGATGAGTTGGTTCGTCCTTATGTGCATAAGATTCTTGTTGTTATTGAGCCGCTTTTGATTGATGAAGATTATTATGCCCGTGTGGAGGGGAGGGAAATAATTTCTAACTTGAGTAAAGCGGCTGGACTGGCCACTATGATCGCTGCCATGCGGCCTGATATTGATAACATTGATGAATATGTTAGAAATACTACAGCGAGAGCTTTCAGTGTTGTTGCATCTGCCCTCGGTATTCCTGCTTTGTTGCCCTTCTTGAAGGCTGTTTGTCAGAGTAAGAAATCATGGCAAGCTCGACACACAGGTATTAAGATTGTGCAGCAGATTGCAATTTTAATTGGATGTGCTGTTTTGCCCCATCTGAGATCACTTGTGGAGATTATAGAGCACGGTTTGAATGATGAGAATCAGAAGGTGAGAACGATCACTGCGTTATCTCTTGCTGCTCTTGCAGAGGCTGCTGCTCCTTATGGTATTGAAAGTTTTGACTCAGTGTTGAAGCCACTGTGGAAGGGTATCAGGCAACACCGTGGGAAGGTGCTGGCTGCATTTCTGAAGGCAATTGGATTTATCATCCCGTTGATGGAAGCCTTATATGCCAGCTATTATACTAAGGAAGTCATGCTTATTTTGATTCGGGAGTTTCAGTCACCCGATGAAGAAATGAAGAAAATTGTTCTGAAAGTGGTGAAGCAGTGTGTGAGCACTGAGGGTGTGGAAGCTGAATATATTAGAAATGATATCCTCCCTGAGTTTTTCAGAAACTTCTGGGTTAGGAGGATGGCTTTGGATAGAAGAAACTACAAACAACTTGTGGAGACGACCGTTGAGATAGCAAACAAGGTCGGTGTTGCTGATATCGTTGGTAGGATTGTCGAAGATCTTAAAGATGAGAGTGAACCTTATAGGCGAATGGTCATGGAAACTATTGAGAAGGTGGTCACTAACTTGGGATCCTCTGATATAGATGCAAGGTTGGAAGAGCTTTTGATCGATGGTATTCTTTATGCCTTCCAAGAGCAGACCAGTGACGATGCTAATGTGATGCTTAATGGGTTTGGTGCCGTTGTAAACTCGCTTGGGCAGAGAGTAAAACCATATCTTCCTCAGATTTGTGGTACCATCAAGTGGAGGTTAAACAATAAGAGTGCAAAAGTGAGGCAGCAAGCGGCGGACCTCATATCGAGGATTGCTGTTGTCATGAAGCAGTGCCATGAGGAACAATTGATGGGTCATCTTGGTGTTGTGTTGTATGAATATTTGGGAGAAGAGTATCCGGAAGTTCTAGGTTCAATTTTGGGTGCTCTGAAGTCGATTGTTAATGTTATCGGTATGACGAAGATGACTCCACCTATTAAAGATTTGCTTCCCAGGTTGACTCCAATTTTGAAGAATAGGCATGAGAAAGTCCAGGAGAACTGTATTGACCTTGTAGGTAGGATTGCTGATCGTGGGGCTGAGTTTGTACCTGCCAGAGAATGGATGAGGATCTGTTTTGAGCTTCTTGAGATGCTTAAGGCCCACAAGAAGGGAATTCGTAGAGCAACAGTGAACACTTTCGGATATATTGCCAAAGCCATCGGACCACAGGATGTCCTGGCAACTCTATTGAATAATCTCAAGGTGCAGGAGAGGCAGAATCGTGTATGCACAACTGTGGCCATTGCAATAGTTGCTGAAACATGTTCACCCTTCACAGTTTTGCCGGCATTGATGAATGAGTATCGTGTGCCAGAGCTTAATGTGCAAAATGGTGTGCTCAAGTCTCTATCCTTCCTCTTTGAGTATATTGGTGAAATGGGAAAGGACTACATCTACGCCGTGACTCCTTTGCTTGAAGATGCTCTTATGGATAGGGATTTGGTTCATAGGCAGACAGCTGCTTCTGCGGTGAAGCACATGGCGCTGGGAGTGGCTGGTTTGGGTTGTGAGGATGCGCTAGTCCACTTGCTGAACTATGTATGGCCAAACATATTTGAAACTTCTCCACATGTGATAAATGCTGTGATGGAAGCCATTGAAGGGATGAGGGTTGCCTTGGGGGCTGCTGTTGTTCTTAATTACTGTCTCCAAGGGCTGTTCCACCCTGCCCGGAAAGTTAGGGAGGTGTATTGGAAGATTTATAACTCACTGTATATTGGAGCTCAGGATGCTCTTGTAGCAGCATACCCTTCACTAGAGGATGAGCAGAACAACGTTTACAGTAGAGCAGAGTTGATGATGTTTATTTAG
- the LOC101491158 gene encoding tRNA (cytosine(38)-C(5))-methyltransferase 2 isoform X2 yields the protein MVLMHGFFLLLANLTRDKKDTGDARAFSFLQILELIPFLLQPPNMLFVENVVGFETSDTHAKLIEILEKTNFITQEFILSPLQFGIPYSRPRYFCLAKRKPSSFLNESVNHQLIQSPRPLFEHFNTVAKEDDLSLEDRQNLLQSCQPIEKFLVLKNSSNDTNVESAASTTGLSNDSNDTSRTSGNDSNHEYDSLDKYYVQPSLLERWGSALDVVYPDSKRCCCFTKSYYRYVKGTGSLLATVQPMKRDKTSLKEQGLRYFTPREVANLHSFPEGFEFPEHISLKQRYALLGNSLSIAVVAPLLQYLFTDA from the exons ATGGTGCTGATGCATGGCTTCTTTCTCCTCCTTGCCAACCTTACACGCGACAAG AAGGACACTGGTGATGCACGggctttttcttttcttcagaTTCTTGAGCTCATCCCATTCTTGTTGCAGCCTCCAAATATGTTATTTGTTGAAAATGTAGTTGGATTCGAG ACATCTGATACACATGCAAAACTGATTGAAATACtggaaaaaacaaattttatcacCCAAGAGTTCATTCTGAGCCCTTTGCAGTTCGGAATCCCATATTCTAGGCCTCGTTATTTTTGTCTG GCCAAGAGAAAACCATCATCTTTTCTAAATGAATCTGTGAATCACCAGCTGATTCAATCTCCAAGACCATTATTTGAGCATTTTAATACAGTTGCTAAGGAAGATGATTTATCACTAGAGGACAGGCAAAACTTGCTGCAGTCATGTCAACCTATTGAGAAATTTCTCGTATTAAAGAATTCCAGCAACGATACAAATGTTGAATCTGCAGCTTCAACGACTGGTCTATCTAATGATTCTAATGACACTTCTAGAACTTCAGGGAATGATAGCAATCATGAATATGACTCTTTAGACAAGTATTACGTCCAACCAAGCTTGTTAGAGCGGTGGGGAAGTGCTTTGG ATGTTGTTTATCCGGATTCAAAGCGCTGCTGCTGTTTTACGAAAAGTTATTACAGATATGTGAAGGGAACTGGCTCTCTTTTGGCTACTGTTCAG CCAATGAAGAGGGACAAAACATCACTCAAGGAGCAGGGTCTTAGATATTTTACACCGAGAGAG GTTGCAAACCTGCATTCTTTTCCCGAAGGTTTTGAGTTTCCAGAGCACATTAGTCTCAAACAACG GTATGCATTGCTAGGGAACAGTTTAAGCATAGCAGTTGTTGCTCCCTTACTTCAGTATCTTTTCACCGATGCTTAG
- the LOC101491158 gene encoding tRNA (cytosine(38)-C(5))-methyltransferase 2 isoform X1 — translation MGKEVQRVLEFYSGIGGMRYSLMKAQVNAQVIEAFEINNIANDVYQHNFSHRPYQGNIQCLTAADLDKYGADAWLLSPPCQPYTRQGLQKDTGDARAFSFLQILELIPFLLQPPNMLFVENVVGFETSDTHAKLIEILEKTNFITQEFILSPLQFGIPYSRPRYFCLAKRKPSSFLNESVNHQLIQSPRPLFEHFNTVAKEDDLSLEDRQNLLQSCQPIEKFLVLKNSSNDTNVESAASTTGLSNDSNDTSRTSGNDSNHEYDSLDKYYVQPSLLERWGSALDVVYPDSKRCCCFTKSYYRYVKGTGSLLATVQPMKRDKTSLKEQGLRYFTPREVANLHSFPEGFEFPEHISLKQRYALLGNSLSIAVVAPLLQYLFTDA, via the exons ATGGGGAAAGAGGTTCAGAGAGTTCTCGAGTTCTACAGCGGAATCGGCGGCATG AGATACTCGCTGATGAAGGCCCAAGTTAACGCGCAAGTCATCGAAGCATTTGAAATCAATAACATAGCAAATGATGTTTATCAACATAACTTTTCTCATCGTCCTTATCAG GGAAATATTCAATGCCTAACTGCTGCTGATCTAGACAAATATGGTGCTGATGCATGGCTTCTTTCTCCTCCTTGCCAACCTTACACGCGACAAG GTCTCCAGAAGGACACTGGTGATGCACGggctttttcttttcttcagaTTCTTGAGCTCATCCCATTCTTGTTGCAGCCTCCAAATATGTTATTTGTTGAAAATGTAGTTGGATTCGAG ACATCTGATACACATGCAAAACTGATTGAAATACtggaaaaaacaaattttatcacCCAAGAGTTCATTCTGAGCCCTTTGCAGTTCGGAATCCCATATTCTAGGCCTCGTTATTTTTGTCTG GCCAAGAGAAAACCATCATCTTTTCTAAATGAATCTGTGAATCACCAGCTGATTCAATCTCCAAGACCATTATTTGAGCATTTTAATACAGTTGCTAAGGAAGATGATTTATCACTAGAGGACAGGCAAAACTTGCTGCAGTCATGTCAACCTATTGAGAAATTTCTCGTATTAAAGAATTCCAGCAACGATACAAATGTTGAATCTGCAGCTTCAACGACTGGTCTATCTAATGATTCTAATGACACTTCTAGAACTTCAGGGAATGATAGCAATCATGAATATGACTCTTTAGACAAGTATTACGTCCAACCAAGCTTGTTAGAGCGGTGGGGAAGTGCTTTGG ATGTTGTTTATCCGGATTCAAAGCGCTGCTGCTGTTTTACGAAAAGTTATTACAGATATGTGAAGGGAACTGGCTCTCTTTTGGCTACTGTTCAG CCAATGAAGAGGGACAAAACATCACTCAAGGAGCAGGGTCTTAGATATTTTACACCGAGAGAG GTTGCAAACCTGCATTCTTTTCCCGAAGGTTTTGAGTTTCCAGAGCACATTAGTCTCAAACAACG GTATGCATTGCTAGGGAACAGTTTAAGCATAGCAGTTGTTGCTCCCTTACTTCAGTATCTTTTCACCGATGCTTAG